The genomic stretch AATCAACTTGAAGCTAAGGAATCGCTGCTGgggatttaggggagcttgaagcttggagcaTAGGGAGCTGGTTCTAAGGTTCaatccagcaagggtaagctttaattataaagattatgtttagaattgcTGCAGGCTATTAGAGATTTCATGTTAGCTAAGTTTGGGATGTTATTGATTGCTTGATTGAGTTTTGAAGCTGGTTCatgataggttttgatgttgagaCTGTGTTAGAACTTTTGTGGTGATAATCTGGGACTGTTAgttaagttttgggtgaatttgTTTGAGGAAAAACGCAGAAAAatgatgaagatttctgggttggagGCTAGGGCAGCGGCCCGTGtgtgcgcgcggccatgggaggccgagatgtTTGATGCacgccgcggcgcttggccaagcgCGCCGCAGCCCATGTGTGCTTCAGAgagatgctagcctctgtttcgaggctagctgcggcgcttgtgggtagggccacgactcttagtgccaatctgagtttttaagtgtgtttaggcttgggaactcattgGTCAagactcgggatggattttatcacccagattgatagaattcaaggtcccagaggttagagatatggctcaaagatatttaatggattagaacttgatggatggatattgttaatgtgttgtgactagggtttcggcgaggctcaagttagaggattgtgctcgggatagtggtgctcggagagctcgagactcaggtaagaaaacccttgttcccatagagcttgtatgcagggctgagcccaatgtgtttgaattttAGGGCGTGGCCCTCTGATTGAATTTGCTAGTAtcctgtacttgtttattatgctatgaattcaattatgtgaatgatcggcgagagccgggaacggtgtagaccgaggtcGACAGGGGCCAGAAACGGCAAAAGGGCTggaaacggcgttaggcacgttgagtgcaaggccgagtacggcaaggggccgggagcagcgttgagtacgtggagtgcgagttgccagggcgagtccctaaaggatacctgggatatcctcacagtgtggaccgcgaacccagggtctggtaaggcacctgggacggctaggccgtatgtgtttagcctattgatggccattttatatacttggtgtatgatttgcatatgttatctgtttgtgggttttcttgttgggcttcggctcacagatgctctgtggtgaaggtaagggcaaggagaaagccaaccaaccatgagtgtagcaggcatgaagcggcgtgtacatgtttggcctgcctggctgccacagccagtggatttttgggagatgattgtaaacaAACCTAGATTttatcgtttagtcgacttggttcaatttatatgttgtaaatatttctaaactgtattttgggatcccaagtgttaaaattttatgattttcaatgaaatggagttatttctaagtttttcctctgtttatggcttaattacactatttgacttaaaacctcgattagcgagttgaatgcacgtttttaaactcacttagtagtggctctaaggaagtagggcgttacaatactctttgtgatcataaCACCTCTATTGTCactgtcacatcttgaggtaacgaGTAGAAACATAGGCTGGTAAAACCTTCTCTATGTGATAAACAGGATCTCAAGTCCTTGAATAACCCCGGCGCGTCTGCCCTTTGAGATacgttatatccttagtaactcctttgttgcatCGCATTCAAGACGCTAGCAAcattttcttttcattcatcatacaagcaTATGCGTCACAGttcacatcaaaacatagaaattaCACATTTCATAGCACTTGTCTTATCATAGCATGTCAAACCTAGAATTTCACCTTTCATAACGCTTGGCTTATCATgacatatcaaaacatagaacTTATACTTTCCATAGCACAAAATATACACAATTCTATCTAactttcttaccttaggtccgagcaaGATAAAGTGCGAAAatgtcacaacgagcctataatcataatcaaacgttcGTCTTTAAAATCATGTAAGAATACTTTATTAGTGCTCAAAAAATACGGTTTATTAGTTTtatagtttaaaattaattaagttttaattaatattttcatggatttattgtaaatatattttatatttaaaaatattaattttaatttaatttgtgttcaattttcagaaaataaaatgtattttgacacaaagaaaaaaagaagaagaaagaaagaatgatAAATGATGAAAAAGTGGCCTTTTGTAGGGAATTAGGCCCAAAATGAGCCCAGGCCCAAGTCTGTCAGCACCTGCCATGTGTCCCTGCCAAGCCACTCCTTCTAAGCCAAAGCCAAGCCACGCCAGCAGCCGCCTACCACGCTAGAGCCGAGCCGAGCCGCCTGACGCCACCTGCTGCTCTGCCAACACCTGCATCTCTGCCAACACCTGCACTCATGCCACTCCACCTGACACCTGCCAGCCTATCGCACTTGCCGAACCAACTACAATGTGCCACATCGCCCAGCTGTCCCCCACTCCACCAGCAACATTTTTCCAAAGCTAATCTAAGCCCAACACGTGTCCCACTTGTCCCATTTTGCATCAGATTTTGAAGCCACTTTCTCCACTTTCTAATGCACGAAAATACCCACTTTGAAGCAAAATTTTCTCTATGAACCAAAACCAGTGTAAATCGTGAGATTTTAGAGTGTAAAAATACACTTTGTtattttgttgcttttcttatttctagcttagttttgcttgttttaggtgacaaaaatgagtgaactattttagaaatattggtgaggttagagtgtagttattgtacttctcattcttaatagtgatattgatttttcttatgctttatttccatatctcattaattattttgtttctcatcttctaatttttttctaaatttttttagcatcttttacataagttcagtcatgtttttcttatttaacttagattgttaatttatttttagtatattttttatattatatgtcttttactgcattctgccagtggtattttgtcgctcttgaatatataatatgatatgctatgaaattaggagttagattcaatttaatataGACTAATTAATTCATGCTTTTAACATATAtatcttccagttgcaattaatggtgtagaattgcaactcttttttgaattaatatcaatattagaataggatttacagcactgcatctctaccttgccataCTCTTTATCTGATCACTTTCtctaatctataattttaatttcacaaaatctaTCTCTTAAATTCTACTTAATtgttatcttttatttactaatctaatatttagttgtgtttgcctctttgTGGATACGGCATATCTCATTTACTACTACAATcacttaggagtttattgggcgatatcaatacTCATGCACAACATActtaccccatgtgtgcatgggtcatgcacacgtggcacaagttgcactacaattacaaacatacaataatttcatataaaatcataaaagaataatgttaatTCTACCCATCaatccttcatggttacaaaataaaaatcatatgtttgaataataggcgtattttttaacgtaaaaataCACTTagatgtaacatgcatacgtgtgaTTGTTGTTAAAATTTAATGtttaaagtcgataatttctacaTGCTTATCTCATTaaaaaattcaacaagcataattTATTTACCACTTAGTTATTATTTCATCATTTCTTTAACCACATATTTGTCATTCAAAACTTTATTACAaaatttaattttctaaaataatcCATTTAGCcttttaatttctcatgaaataataatctcatctattattattaaataacaaTTAATAGATTGTGCcaaaatttgtagttacttataatgACTAAATGAATTTCTTAATTGCTTTTTagaacaaaataattttttcttatcataaaaaaaaactacatatTAACAAGTGTGAAAATACGTAAATAAAGTTTTTTCATATATAAAatctaaaacttaatttattgGAGTGTATGTCTTACTTATCTTAATTAAAAGGACATTTTCTCTTAAtaaccaaaaattccagcaagcattttatttaattaaaatcacacacttGAATTATAAACCatattttctttcataaaatacaaaaaaaaaatgtttatgttttaattagttaaaaagtcacattaaaatgatagaaaaattatctTTTGATTACATTGGctataaaatattaatttgggGAAAACTTGTTTATTCTAAATTTTTAAATCAATTACcacaacataaataaaaaaataacagcAAGTAATACTTATGTAAAAATACATCTTAATCATGTTTACACCattccctagcatgtttctaccatCTCATGCATTCCAAGAATAAAACTTAGTTTAAGCTTCAAGAATCaaaactatatatacaagaccaaaTTAACATTTGTAAAGAACTTAATACCAATTTAAATCTTAAaaataacctaacatgtttctaagattaTAAGTGACAATAAAGCATAAAAAAATGAACCAAACATGCTAAAAATGTCCCTAGGATGAAACCTGCATAGTCCAAAAAACAACAAATCTCTTTCATGCTTAAAAATATAGAAGacaatcatcaacatatattagtAGACTAAAACAGAAACCCTAACATGCATCTACAATCATCTTTTCATGCTTTTGCATAAATCATTAGAATCAACTAAATCATAGCAACATAACATAGGAAAACCCTGGGTGTCACAACATCAAAATCACCATACTCATAATTCTAAGATCAAAACAACACCAATAACATGAGATCAACATACATACCTTGTCAATATCAATCCATATTCAAAAATCATAAACCATAATCAACACCAAATCAAACACAAAAAGAAGAGTggatccattacctctcttggTTGTAGAATCAAGAATACAATAGTGACAAGAACCCTAGAGTACAATCACCTTGAATACCTTACCACCATTTTAGAACCACAAGcaaggagaaagaaaaaaaaaacttagcaaTGAGGAGAAGAAACATGCTTAGAGgaataaaccaaaataaaaaagCAAAATCATACCTATCACCAATTCAAAcccatcctcttcttcttctccttcttgtacgatatctctctctttctttcttcctcactcacactctctttctctttctctttctttcgTTCTTTCCCTCTCTAGTTCTCAagttctccttctctctctttccctcttGTTCAACAGCCACAATGAGTTTCCAATACTTATTGTTCACCACCTTATTTCCCTTGAGGTCTATCAATCAAAGCTAATGGAAAGGGAAACTAATCAAATTTCTTTCTCAAATCAAGGCAATAAAGGCTGTGATCCAATCAAGAGAATAATTAGAAAAAAGAATCaatttcctttcccttttcttgtGGCTGCCCTCTACACTCTCCCTTactctcctttcttttcctttttccacATTTTCATTTACTCACCAAATCTCAaagacaaccaaagaaaaatatCCTCATGAATACTCAATGATTTTCCTTACCTATAATAGATAATAGACATCtaattcatttatttaaatttcaaacttAATGGGAAAAGAAATATCTCCCTTTCCCACTCTTCTCATGCCTTATCTCTCAATTTcttccctttttattttatttttaatttcttaaataaataaataaaaattatgcaTAGGAAATATttttgcatgctcaccatgcaatcatgcacatgcacacacatgcaatcatgcacatgcacacacctaAGTGCTCAAGTCTATCACTACTatccatgcaccttggtgcacacaaccaaaactcatgaacttacaatttataataattaaagaaaacaattaaaaaattaaattcacataatttctaccaaacaattaaaaataatttcataacacttaataattaataatacaataaaataccaaattaattaaaataaaaaaaaattggtgcgctataCAATATGATGAACAAAGACTCAAACTCCAGATTCGATAAagtaaaaaataaactcaaaccAACCCGTCTTAGCTCCTCTATCGCAGGTGTTGTTGTACCTGGAGCGAGATACAAAGTTGAAGGACTCGTAGCAGGCTCTTATGTTCATTGAAGACTTGGGCAAGTTCAGTCCCGATGCCCAGCCGTTATCTGCATCTTGCACCCCTGTCGCCACTGCTCCTGCACCCTACCGCCCAGCAATCTACTGTCGACACCCATGGAGCTCTAGATCTCAAAAAGAAGAAGTAGAAATGATAATGGTATTAATCTTCACCTTGTACCAGATACAAACCTCTCATATTTCTTTCTCTAACTTATAACTAAAGTAAGGAAACCAATAACTGCCACCCTTTCTCTCATTGTGTGAGAGAGAGCAAGCCTTCCACCACTATTGAACTGCACTACCTGCCTCCATCTCCATCTAGCTCCCAATCCCACTGTTTATGTTTCTTGGAAGTCGCGCGAAGGGGGAAAGATGAAGAAATCAACAATATGGAGCTGAGGGCATGGTCAACGATGAAGAACGGTTTCGCGGCAAAGGAGGGAAGATGAAGAAGGTGAAggtgaaggagagaaagagagagaaggtgAGGGGGTGTTGAAGAAGAAAGGGGGAAGAGGAAAAAGAAGATGAGGGTGAGAGAGATATGGTAAACATaaattttgttttgatttgatttgattttttattaattatatttatttatttattattatttaaaatattttttaatcactttttaatttaaaatgaatttttttttttaaattatgagtTTTACCAAAAATACTGTGACACGTGGCATCCTTGTTATCACATAATGGAGGAGTTAAAATGGGTAGTGATATAATTACACAATATGACATTTTTTGTAGTTTTGCCAATTTTCGAGTTTGGGTATATATCAACaactatcataaaaaaaattagatatttatgtTGCAATTAACCCAAATTAATATATCATTTTTAAGAAAACTTTTgtacatattttaatttttataagtaTGAAAATTGAATATTGTAATTTTGCTAATATattttattctaataataattcttctattaaatttttttaattatttaaacttatatttgtttttattttgaattaacaattgttattaattttttatttttaaaaatttagtaatttaattgAGAATGTTAAtaggttttaattttatttaaataataaattataaggtgagaaaaattataaaaaaattatttactaaTGCGTAATTTTgtactaaaaaaatattaaaaatgtgtgtgaaaataaattttaagaatttattacaagtttatttaaaaattggtgtgaaaggaaagaaaaatggtGTATATAGTTGTAGTCATGATTAAATTAGTGTTTCTATTGgcacttttttttttcctctccTCATTCCCTTTCTAATTATACACctcataaaaatttaaaaattaattttttttctcactcCTTACTAATTTTTATTTGGTACAAAATTaccattttgtaaaaaaaaaaaaaaagaaaatcttTTTACCTCcatacaatattattaaaataataaagaaaaatgaaTACATCTCCAAGTTTTAAAAGATAAATCAAttacaaaatttaatttttatcctcttaacaaataatattaaaatgaaaaataataacttACCCCATAAAAAATTACTAAATTACTGCATGTACATTTATGttaaaaataataacatttataatatattttttttttacaaaacatttataatatttttttatacttGTTATTAAATGAGTTCTACCCTTAATGAAACTAGATTTTTCTTTCGGTTAATCACTCTTTTACCCTATAAATAACATCCTTCCTCAAAATGTTTTCTATATTATTcttataatttattttgaaaaagtgaAGCAAATTTTCGTTCATTCCCATCTTCCAACCGAAGTCCGGTATCGATTGTCGAACCTAAAGCCTCCATGACCACCACTCTTTCAGCCAAGTCTCAGGATCCTTTTCATACCCAATTCACACTACCCAGCTCTTCCAACACCCGCCAATTAAGGTTCAAATCCAAACTCGCCCGCTCCAACCACAAGTCTCAGCGTCCTGACTCGATCCATGCCAACCACAACAACCAATTGAATTGCGCTACATCCGATGGCGACTCCCTGTATAAACAACCTCCTGTAACGGCGCAACAGCCGAAGCCGAAAGTCACTTTTCGTTTTGGTAATAAAATCAATTGCTCCGACGAGGTTGACGACGTCAGTGATCGTAGTAAAGTTGAGGTCAATGCCGAGGAACCATCGGCGCCGACAAGAATGTGGAATTTCAGGCCTAGGAAACCGCCGGCGTGTAAAGACACCAATAGCGGTAAGGTTCCTTCGAGGACGGGAGCAATGCCGCCAGTGGATAGCAGAACCCATAATGCATCGGGTCGACCCGGTTTAGCACAGTATCAGTTGGCAAATGATGCTACAACTGAAGTGACGAAGCCGCGGTTTTCAATTTCTCTTTCGAGGGAGGAGATTGAAGCGGATTTCCTCTTGATGACGGGGTCAAAGCCCCCTAAGAAGCCGATGAAGAGAGAAAGAAGTGTTAAGAAACGGCTTGATGTACGTTTCCGATTCTATTCTACCGTGAACCTATTACAAATTTTTGTCATATTATGTTTGACTTTTAATTTTGTGACATCCAAATTTTTTTGTTATATCAAATGTGGTTATTGCTGTTTGGATTAATGGGTGATTTGATAATTGATTGTGGTTTTGATTGTTTTGCAGAATCTTTTTCCGGGCTTGCAGTTGGAATCAATAGGACCAGATTCCTACCGAGTCTCTAAAAACCCTTGAAAAGTTGAAAGGTATTCAttacttttttttgttttgttattattttgGGTGTGTTTTTTCTATAGAGATAAATCATAAATGATTGTTTTTCTATGGGTTTAAAGTACATATCTTTGGCTTCAAGCAATCATCAAATATggatatgtttcatgcttgtttGCCATACATGTTACAGAATGTACAAGTATAACAAGTTATTGTTTGCCATACATGTTACAGAATGTCTAAGTATAACAAGttattgtttgaattcatttttatATGATGCTGAAAATTTGACCATGCTCCTTGCAGGGCTAGAGAAGATTGTCAATGCTGTGATTAGTTTTGAAGCTTCAAAGTCTCATGTTTTCAGCAATGTGATACCAGTGTTGGATGGTACAATAACCATAGAGTTCAAAAGACTCCAATGAAATTAAAAGAATTGTAGTATTATTATTAGTTTTAGTTGTTAGAAGTCATTGCAGATGTTAATTAGGCTGTCAGGTATCatcaattattattttattttttcagaaAGTATTAGCAATTATTGAATGAATGCGATTTATGGTAGTTTTAGTTTGTACGTTGTCGTTTCCCTTTATTAATAATGCGTTTTCTAAATAATCGTTTTTGGTACTGAGCTCATTAGACTTATTTTGTTTTCATGAAGAACTGAGCTCATTTATCCTGCGTAAAAAAAAAGGTTAATAGTGCATAAATATATGCTTTATGTGgatattcatattttttttcttctatacaGTGACACGTATAGTTAAATTATTTCCTGAAGTCTATCAGCATGAGAAATAAATTTGCTGTTTAGTCCCTGACATTAAAATGGTATAAGTAAAACATTTGAGGGCTTTTGTGCAAATTTAAATAGCTACTTGAATTCTTTGGGATGATTGATTGAATTTATTTAGTAGCATTCTTAAATGAAGGTTACTTATCTTCATATTTATCATGTAATGATTGATATTAACACATCTTTTATCAGCGTAACATTATTTCCAGGTTCCCACTTCacatttatagaatttattaaaaagTTAATTGTTTGACATCATGTCCCTTTTTATCAGGGTCCATGAGAATGAGAACAAACACATTA from Humulus lupulus chromosome 5, drHumLupu1.1, whole genome shotgun sequence encodes the following:
- the LOC133780540 gene encoding uncharacterized protein LOC133780540 gives rise to the protein MTTTLSAKSQDPFHTQFTLPSSSNTRQLRFKSKLARSNHKSQRPDSIHANHNNQLNCATSDGDSLYKQPPVTAQQPKPKVTFRFGNKINCSDEVDDVSDRSKVEVNAEEPSAPTRMWNFRPRKPPACKDTNSGKVPSRTGAMPPVDSRTHNASGRPGLAQYQLANDATTEVTKPRFSISLSREEIEADFLLMTGSKPPKKPMKRERSVKKRLDNLFPGLQLESIGPDSYRVSKNP